The Phragmites australis chromosome 13, lpPhrAust1.1, whole genome shotgun sequence DNA window CGCTTGGGCTGCTCAGGATTCTAATTTATAAGGTTTGTTTCTGTGGTGTGCAATGTCAGAATTTCACGGCATGTTTTGGGGATATTGCTATGCTACTAAGGATTTCAAGCTGCTTTGTTGGCAGGTTTATGTGGATGGAAGTACCACCATGTCCACTCATGAGAGGAAAGCAAGCATCAGGGAATTTTATGGTAAGTGCTCTGCAAAGAAAAAATACTGGAGATTTTTCTCTCATTTAGACTTGTAATATCGATGCACATTGTTTGCAGCTGTCATATTTCCCTCCCTCGTGCAACTGCACAATGGGATCAGCGACGCTGATGACCGGAGGCAGAAGGCGGTTTGTACAGAGAGGTACAGAAGGAGAGatgaggatgagagcaagaggCCAGTTTCTGAGATTGAtgttgaaagagaagaagaatgTGGGATTTGCATGGAGATGAGCAGCAAGGTGGTGCTACCCAACTGCAGCCATGCTATGTGCATGAAGTGCTACCGTCAATGGTGAGAGCCAAATCCTAGCATCTTTGCAATGCTCTCTGCATCTGGTTGCCAATTTTGTATTTGATTCGTGTCCTCGAAAAAAAGGTGTTTGATTCTTATTAGGCCTAATCCTTCAGATACTTGTCTGGCATTACAAGATTAGTCATCACCTACTCATAGTGTCAGTTTTAGCTGTAAATTCGGTAATTACCTCACATTACAGGAACAGAGTTGATACAGAGAACTTGCAATTACAAGCAGAAGGAATGGCTAAAACTACTTTTTTGACCCAAGGGTCCAATAGGTCCCGCATCAATCAATTTCTGAGTAGCTTCATTGCATGAGCTTTAATGCATCTTTCTCTGTTGTATGATATGAATACATGCGTTCACTGAACTGCCTGCTGCAAAGATATGTCTGTATTCATTGAGCCATGTGCTATCCTGGTTGCAGGCGCTCAAGATCTCAGTCCTGCCCCTTCTGCCGTGATAGCCTGAAAAGAGTAAATTCCGGTGATCTGTGGATGTTCACCGATTGCCGAGATGTGGTTGACATGGCAACGGTGACTAGAGAGAACCTCAGGCGCCTGTTCATGTACATAGAGAAGCTGCCACTCGTTACACCGGATAACATCTTCTATGCCTATGAGTCTCATGTAAAATAGCTCGAGCTTCTCATGATGACTTGCTCAAAATTGTTTTCCGAGGGTG harbors:
- the LOC133889810 gene encoding E3 ubiquitin-protein ligase AIRP2-like, whose protein sequence is MVVCSMRKSFKDSLKVLEADIQHANTLAADFSRDYDGASLQMRMSYSPAAHFFLFLVQWTDCSLAGALGLLRILIYKVYVDGSTTMSTHERKASIREFYAVIFPSLVQLHNGISDADDRRQKAVCTERYRRRDEDESKRPVSEIDVEREEECGICMEMSSKVVLPNCSHAMCMKCYRQWRSRSQSCPFCRDSLKRVNSGDLWMFTDCRDVVDMATVTRENLRRLFMYIEKLPLVTPDNIFYAYESHRMFLVLGCG